Within the Marinobacter sp. SS13-12 genome, the region TGGCCCCATCAACCCCGTCCAGGATCAAGGCCAGCAAACACAGAGCCCCGTAAAGCCACAACCAGTTCCCGAGGCCCGCGATAAAGGGCGCCAGGCTTACCAACAGCACAATCATGGCGGTACGCACGAGGGTTGCACGGTTGGCCCAGCCGAAATCCTGCCCCGCAGGCCAGCAACGGATTATGGGTAGAGCGATGGCCAGATACAGCAACGCCGCTATACCATAGAACCCCGGGGGCATCCGGAACCCGATGCCGGCGCCCGCAACCAGCAGGGCAGTCAGGCCAGCGCCCCAGGCAAGATCTGCGGCGACAGGCAGGTGAAATGTCCGGGTTCGGGAATCCATCATCAAACCTCTGCGTATGTGCTCTTCTATGCACCATTCTCTATGAACTATAGTTGCTTACGTGCGCTGTAAGGAAACAGACGATATGACAAACGCATTCTGGGTCACCGGTCCCCTGGAAGGGGCCATCCGTGAGGCCACCTTTGACCATCATCCCCCGTCTACAGTAACCGCAGATAACCCCGCGGTCGAAGTACAGGCGCTGTATTCGGGCATCAGCCGCGGAACCGAAGCGCTGGTGTTTGCCAATCAGGTGCCGGAGTCCGAGTTCCACACCATGCGGGCACCGTTTCAGGAAGGTGACTTTCCATTTCCGGTCAAGTATGGGTATGCCAATGTCGGGCAGGTAACGTCTGGCCCAGATGATCTGCACGGTCGGTTCGTGTTTTGCCTGTTTCCACACCAGACGGCTTATCGTGTGCCGGCTTCTGCGGTTGTGCCTCTGCCAGAGGGGTTGCCGCCTGGTCGGGCAGTGCTGGCGGCAAATATGGAAACAGCGGTGAATGGCCTTTGGGATGCCGCGCCCCGGATCGGGGACCGGATTGCTGTGGTGGGCCTTGGGGTTGTCGGACTGCTGGTGGCATGGCTTGCCAGCCGGATACCGGGCACCCGCGTCAAAGCTGTGGACACCAACCCCGGCCGCCAGGCTGTGGCTGAATCCCTGGGGCTCGATTTTCAGACCCATTGCGAGCATAACGACCATGACCTGGTTATCCACGCCAGTGGCCAGCCCGCAGGTCTTGAAACCGCCCTGGGCCTGGCCGGTATGGAAGGGCGCATTATTGAAATGAGCTGGTACGGCGCGCAGACTGTGCCCTTGCCCCTTGGCCACGCCTTTCATTCCCGGCGCCTGACCATTCGTTCAAGCCAGGTTGGTCATCTTCATCCGTTACAGGTGCCACGCTGGCAGTACCGCGACCGCATGTCTCTGGCACTGGATCTGTTAAGGGACGAAGTCCTCGACAACCTCATCACCGGGGAAAGCCCCTTTGAATCACTGCCAGAGGCCATGGCATTACTCGCTGGTGGCGCGGGCAGTGCCAGCGTCTGTGCGTCTGAAACCCTGTGCCATCGTATTGTCTACAACTGCCACTGAATTCATTCATCTGCAGAAAGGAAACGCACCCTATGTTCAGTCTCACTGTCAGGGATCACATGATGATCGCCCACAGCTTCAACGGAGAAATTTTTGGCCCGGCACAGGGCCTGCACGGGGCGACGTATGTTGTTGATGTGACCTTCGAGCGGGAAGCGCTGGATAGCGACGACCTGATCGTGGATATCGGGCTGGCGTCCCGGGTGCTGTCGGAAGTGATCGGCGAGTTCAACATGAAGAACCTTGACGATATCGAGGAGTTCGCCGGTCGCAATACCACCACCGAGTTCATGGCAGTGACAGTATTTGAACGCATGGCTGCGGCCGTGCATCAGGGCAGGCTGGGAGAGACGGGCAAGGGCCTGTGCGGCATGAAAGTCACTCTCGGCGAGTCTCACATTGCCTGGGCCAGCTATCATGGCAAGCTCTGATCCGGCGCAATCGATCCTCTTTATTGTCCCGGGCAACCCGGACCAGAACACAGGCGGGTATCGGTACGTACGCCGGCTTGCCGAAGAGCTCAGGGACGTCGGTGTAGAGGTGTCCCGGGAGGGGCTGAGCGGGACCTTTCCGGTCCCGGACCGCCAGGCGGAGCTATCCATGGACCGCCTGTTGGCCAGCTTGAGCGACGGCTCTCTGGTTGTTCTGGACGGGCTGGCGATGGGCGCACTGCCGGATGTTATTGCCGACCACGCCGGGCGCTTGCGCATGGTAGCGCTGGTGCACCATCCGTTGGCGGATGAAACCGGTTTGCCGGCCCGAATCCGTGACTGGCTGTTCAGGGTCGAGCGCAGGGCGCTGGCCGCTGTGGCCGGGGTAGTCACCACCAGCCGGCATACGGCTGAACGGCTGCTTGATTATAGCGTGCCTGCACAGTGTATCCGCGTAGTAGAGCCGGGATCCGATACCGTCACCAGTTCAGCCCTTGCCAGCAAGCCGCCAAAACAGGCTGGTTCCGTCATCAACCTGCTGTGTGTCGCAAACCTCTCACCCCGCAAGGCACAGCATCATCTTGTCGAAGCCCTCAGCGGCCTTCAGCATTTGCCATGGCAGTGCACACTGGCCGGCTCGACGGACCGGGACAAAACCTACGGCCAGACAATCCGGGATCTCATAAATACCCACGGTCTTCAGAAGCGCATCATTCTGGCCGGAGAGCTGGATAATGACGGCCTGGCTAAGGCCTACGAGGCCGCGGACCTGTTTGTGTTGCCATCGGTTTACGAAGGCTACGGTATGGTCATCGATGAAGCCCAGGCAGCCGGCCTGCCCATTATCACCACCGACGGCGGGGCACTGGCGAGTACCGGCAATCGCCCCGGAATACGACAGTACCCGGCCGGCAATACAGCCCGACTCAGAGCCTGCCTCGAAGAATGGTTGAGTGATCCACATGAACTGTCCCGGGTGGCACAGGCGGCAACTACGGAAGCACAAAATCTGCGCCGCTGGAGCCTCGCTGCGAGGGAATTCCGGGACGCCCTCGCAAGTCTTCTGCCAGGCGGCGAACTGACCACCTTTGACAGCGACTGGCTAGCCCTGCGGGAGCCGGCTGACCATTTGGCCCGTAACCGCTCATTAATGGCGGAGGTACGCAGCTGGGCGGAGCACGAATACAACACCCGGGATACGGCGAGTGGTCAGCATGCGCCTCCGCTGTTGGTAGCGGATCTGGGCACAGGCACGGGTTCCAACGCCCGGTTTCTCGTCCCGACATTGACCGTACCCCAGCGCTGGGTTCTGCTGGACCAGGATGAGCACCTGCTGGCAATTGCCGCAGAGCGCCTGGAGCATCTGGATGTGCCACTGGAAACCCGGGCCTGCCATTTGACAGCCAGGACACTGGCCAGCCAGATTCCTGAAGATATCCGGCTGGTAACCGCTTCGGCGCTGATTGACCTGGTGTCAGCGGAATGGCTGAAGGCTCTGGCCAGCGCAGTAGCGAGTCACCGGGCGGGCCTGCTGATTGTGCTTACCTACGACGGCAAATTCGAATTGTCGCCGACCGAGGCTGATGACCACTGGATACTGGAAACGGTCAATGCTCACCAGCACCGCGAAAAAGGAGCGGGGGCTGCCATGGGCCCGGATGCAACCGCTTATTTGCAGACGCGGCTACAAACCTACGATTATCGGGTGGCGGTAGCTCCGAGCCCCTGGCGACTGACACCGGAGCAATCGGCGTTGCAGGTTGCCTTGCTGGAAGGCTGGCAACAGGCCGTTCTGGAGCAAAATCCGGCAGAGCAGGCACGGGCGGTACGCTGGTTTGACCAGCGGCTGGCCCAGGCACGGGCCCAACGCCTGACCATTCACGTCGACCACCAGGACCTGTTTGCCTGGCCCGCCTACGAAGGTGCCCGCTGACGTGTCACGGCGCGGTGTACCCACCTGGCTGCGATGGGCGTTAACCCTGCTGTTATTGCTGACAACAGCGATGTTTCTCGATGTCTCGGATGTCTGGCAGGAGCTTGCCCGATTTTCCCTGCCCATGTTGCTGGCGGCCATGGTGATTTCGGTGCTCCAGGTACTGGTGTCGGCCTGGCGCTGGCGCTACACCGCAGCGCGACTGGCCATCCTCCTGCCGTTTGTGGTGGCGGTACGAGAGTATTATCTGGCGACTTTTCTCAACCAGGTTCTTCCGGGCGGTGTACTCGGAGATGTTAATCGTGCCTGGCGCCATAGCCTGGATTCCGGGGCGCGACTGGGGGCGGTTCACGCGGTGATGATCGAGCGGCTTTCCGGCCAGGTGGTGATGATCTCCGTTGCCCTGGGCCTGGGTACCTGGCTTGCAATGCACCAGGGACAGGCTGCTGGTGTCGTTGCCGATCTGGGTGGGGTTGCGGTGGCCCTGGTGGCTGTTGTGATGATCGCACTGGGCGTGGTTGGCCGGTTCTGGGCACCGGGCAGAGGCTACGTGCATGCCTTGCGTCGGGATATTCGCCGGGCGCTACTGAGCTGGCCGGCGATTCTGGTGCAATTGTCCTCTTCAGCCGTGGTCGTGGCGACCTACCTGGGGGTGTTCGCCCTGCTGGCTCTGGCGGCGGGGTACTGGAACGGACCGTTGGAGGTGCTGGTTCTGATGGCGCTGTGCAGCCTGTTATTACTGGCCATGGCTGTTCCCGTCAGCGTGGCGGGCTGGGGGGTGCGTGAAGGCGCCGCTGCGTTGTTATGGCCGTTGGCGGGACTGCCGCCGGAGCAGGGAGTAGCACTGAGCGTGGGCTACGGGCTGGCGGTACTGGTTTCGAGCTTGCCCGGCGTACTGTTTATCGTCCGTGGCCGTCAGCCCGCTGGCTGAAATCCAGGTCAAACAGCATGTCAGTGCCCAGGTCCATCATCTGGGCCCTTGGGCGCAGGGCGCTGTCAAGGTGGCTGATTTCCGGCAATGAAAAAGCGGGACGGCCGCTGCCTATGATCATCGGGGCAACCATCACATGCAGCCGGTCCAGCAGGCCCGCGTTGAGGAACTCAGAGACCGTCAGCCCGCCGCCTTCCACAAAAATCTTGCGCAACCCGAAGTCCGCCAATACCGCCAATATGTGAGCTGGGTCTGTGGTTTCTGCCGTCCCGAGGCAGGGTACTTCAGTGACGCCTTGCCGCGGTGTCAGTTTGTTCCCGGGCTGATACTCACCGGCAACCAACCGCAGGGTAGGGGATGCCTCGTCACTGAACAGGTGGTGGTCTTCCGGTACCCGCCGGTTGCGATCAATCACCACCCGTACGGGATTGATACCCGGCGCTTTGCGAACGGTAAGCCGGGGATTATCGGTGGCGGCGGTACCGGCGCCCACAATCACGGCTTCCGATACGGCTCTCAGGCGGTGCAGGTGGGTAATGCCGTCGTTTCCATTAATAAACCTGGAAGCACCAGTGACGGTAGCGATGCGGCCATCCAGGCTTTGGCCCATCTGCCCAATAACCCGGGACGGGGCTTCTCTCGACAGCGGACAGCACAGGGGCAGGAAAACCGACAGCAGGGCCCGCGCATCTGCACCGGCATGAAGCCGTAGTTGCCAGTCACCATCACCCCACAGCTCCAGTGCCGGGGTATCACTGCCCGGTAACGACAGTGTCACGTTACTGCGGTTCACTGCCTCCAGTATCAACGCCCAGGCCGTGTTCTTGTCGAGTATCTGTGCCGCCATAGCGAGTAATTCCATTGCTGGTGGATTCATTATAGGCAGATTGTGTGTAAAGCTATATGTACGTTACATTTCCGGTTTGATTCACAAAAAGCGTAATTAAGCCTCCAGAAACCCGGCAGAGAGCAGTTCTTATGCGGTACCTGCAAACCTTCAACCGCCGTTTGCGGCAGATTCGGGAAGCCGGGCAGCTGTCCCGTTGGGATGTGGCTCAGATGTGTGGTGTCGACGAGGCCAGAGTTGTCGGCTGGGAAGCAACCGATGCCAGGCAACGCGGATACCCGGGCGTGACCGAACTGCTCGACCTCTGTATCAAAACCGAAACCCCGATGGAAGACCTGCTGGATCTGGATGACTCCGGAGACACCGGACAACTGGAACTGCCAGGCCTGGCTTTCAGCCAGGGGGATGGCCTGTCGGCAGCGCTGAAGGAACTGGAACAGGAAATCAGCCGGCTACAGCTTTCGGAAGAAGAGATGGAGCTGCTGCGCCGGTTCCGGAAAACCTCTAACGAAAACCGGCGCATGATTCTGCAAATACTGGGCAGATAACCCGCTGCCCCTTACTTGCCTTTCTTGTAGATATTTTCGTAGACGTAGTTGGTGGCTTCCACAAAGCCGTCGATGCTACCGCAGTCAAAACGACGACCCTTGAATTTATAGGCCAGCACGCAACCATTCCTGGCCTGTTCCAGCAGCGCGTCGGTAATCTGAACCTCACCGTTCTTGCCCGCAGGCGTGCGCTCGATGATATCGAAAATATCCGGCGTGAGGATGTAGCGGCCAATAATCGCCAGGTTACTGGGGGCATCCTCAGGCGCAGGTTTTTCAACCATATCGGTTATGCGATACAGACCATCTTTCATGGACTCGCCGGCAATCACGCCGTACTTGTGGGTTTCGTCTTCCGGCACTTCCTCAATGGCCACGATAGAGCAGCGGAACTGGTTGTAGAGCTTGACCATCTGGGACAGTACGCCCTCTCCATCACTGGCCGCCACGCAGAAGTCATCAGCCAGCACTACGGCGAACGGGCTGTCACCCACCAGGTTGCGGCCGGTCAGGATCGCATGGCCCAGACCTTTCATTTCGTTCTGGCGGGTAAAAGCAAAAGAATTGTGATCAATCAGATCGCGGATGGAGGTGAGCAGGTCTTCCTTGCCCGACCCGGCAATCTGGTGCTCCAGCTCGTAGCTGATGTCGAAGTGGTCCTCTATGGCACGCTTGCCCCGGCCGGTAACGAAACCGAATTCGTGAACGCCGGCTTCCGCGGCTTCTTCCACCCCGTACTGCACAAGAGGCTTGTTCACAATCGGCAGAATCTCCTTCGGCATGGCCTTGGTGGCCGGAAGAAAACGGGTTCCGTATCCGGCAACAGGGAAGAGACACTTCTTGATCATAACGTTCGTCCTTATATTCGCGTGGGTCACGGCCTGTTGTAAGTCAGTCATCCTTGAAGGCTGACTCACGAAGTATGCCAAGTGTAACCAAGTTGTTGGTCTAAATGGAGGTCCCGGTACTGAAATGTAGAGATTGGTAAAAAGGGGAACCTGTTCCCCTATGGTATTGCTTGTTGATTTGCATAGAAAAAACTTTCAGTTAACGCTGTAACTGACTGTATTATTGACACATTTCGTTTGTAAAGTTTGGCAACAGCCGCTGGATTTATCCTTTCTGATGCAATACATTCCCCCACATGAAAAATTCTTTAGAATAACCGGCTTTCCTTTCATATGGCGGCCGGGGCTATCTGTCAGGACCCTAACCCTTGAAATTATCCCTGTTGATTGCACTGCTGTGGTGCGCTGTCAGCCAACCTCTCTACGGCGAAGAAAACGGCGCCTGGCTCCGTAACGGGTGGCAGCCTTATTCCGGTAACTTCGCCGGCAGTGCGGATGCCTTCAAGGAAGAGCGCGAGCACTGGTTGCGGTCGCGGCTGAAGTTCTCCGGCAAGACAGCGCTGAACAGTGATGGCATCAATGGGGCAGTAGGCGTTGCAGCGGACAGACTGGTCGGCCAGAGCGACGCCATCGGATTCGACTACCGCGATGCCCGGTCCTACAAGAATGATACCGACTCCAGTGGTGCTTCCTTCCGCTATCGTTTCCCGGCGGGGGCCAACCGTTTGCGAATTGAAGCGGGTAGATCCCGTTACGAGCACGCGGTAAGCAATGGCGACCGCCGCTTTAACGCCAGTGGTGAATCCCGTGTGATGGGGCTCGGCGTGAGCCGGCCACTGTTCTCCAGGTTTGGTATGGCGTTTGGCGGTATCGCACAGCACCGGGGGCGCGACAGTGCATCGTTCCGGGAAAACAGCCTGGTCTCCGAATCTCGATACCAGCTTTCGACCCTGGGCCTGGAAGCGCGTGGTGGCCACGAACTTTGGGGCGGGATAGTCGCTAACACCAATATGCTGGCGTTGAGCGGTCGTGAGTTCCAGGCAACCGACTACCCGATGCATCACGAAA harbors:
- a CDS encoding zinc-binding alcohol dehydrogenase, producing MTNAFWVTGPLEGAIREATFDHHPPSTVTADNPAVEVQALYSGISRGTEALVFANQVPESEFHTMRAPFQEGDFPFPVKYGYANVGQVTSGPDDLHGRFVFCLFPHQTAYRVPASAVVPLPEGLPPGRAVLAANMETAVNGLWDAAPRIGDRIAVVGLGVVGLLVAWLASRIPGTRVKAVDTNPGRQAVAESLGLDFQTHCEHNDHDLVIHASGQPAGLETALGLAGMEGRIIEMSWYGAQTVPLPLGHAFHSRRLTIRSSQVGHLHPLQVPRWQYRDRMSLALDLLRDEVLDNLITGESPFESLPEAMALLAGGAGSASVCASETLCHRIVYNCH
- a CDS encoding 6-carboxytetrahydropterin synthase, giving the protein MFSLTVRDHMMIAHSFNGEIFGPAQGLHGATYVVDVTFEREALDSDDLIVDIGLASRVLSEVIGEFNMKNLDDIEEFAGRNTTTEFMAVTVFERMAAAVHQGRLGETGKGLCGMKVTLGESHIAWASYHGKL
- a CDS encoding glycosyltransferase; amino-acid sequence: MASSDPAQSILFIVPGNPDQNTGGYRYVRRLAEELRDVGVEVSREGLSGTFPVPDRQAELSMDRLLASLSDGSLVVLDGLAMGALPDVIADHAGRLRMVALVHHPLADETGLPARIRDWLFRVERRALAAVAGVVTTSRHTAERLLDYSVPAQCIRVVEPGSDTVTSSALASKPPKQAGSVINLLCVANLSPRKAQHHLVEALSGLQHLPWQCTLAGSTDRDKTYGQTIRDLINTHGLQKRIILAGELDNDGLAKAYEAADLFVLPSVYEGYGMVIDEAQAAGLPIITTDGGALASTGNRPGIRQYPAGNTARLRACLEEWLSDPHELSRVAQAATTEAQNLRRWSLAAREFRDALASLLPGGELTTFDSDWLALREPADHLARNRSLMAEVRSWAEHEYNTRDTASGQHAPPLLVADLGTGTGSNARFLVPTLTVPQRWVLLDQDEHLLAIAAERLEHLDVPLETRACHLTARTLASQIPEDIRLVTASALIDLVSAEWLKALASAVASHRAGLLIVLTYDGKFELSPTEADDHWILETVNAHQHREKGAGAAMGPDATAYLQTRLQTYDYRVAVAPSPWRLTPEQSALQVALLEGWQQAVLEQNPAEQARAVRWFDQRLAQARAQRLTIHVDHQDLFAWPAYEGAR
- a CDS encoding lysylphosphatidylglycerol synthase transmembrane domain-containing protein produces the protein MSRRGVPTWLRWALTLLLLLTTAMFLDVSDVWQELARFSLPMLLAAMVISVLQVLVSAWRWRYTAARLAILLPFVVAVREYYLATFLNQVLPGGVLGDVNRAWRHSLDSGARLGAVHAVMIERLSGQVVMISVALGLGTWLAMHQGQAAGVVADLGGVAVALVAVVMIALGVVGRFWAPGRGYVHALRRDIRRALLSWPAILVQLSSSAVVVATYLGVFALLALAAGYWNGPLEVLVLMALCSLLLLAMAVPVSVAGWGVREGAAALLWPLAGLPPEQGVALSVGYGLAVLVSSLPGVLFIVRGRQPAG
- a CDS encoding RibD family protein: MELLAMAAQILDKNTAWALILEAVNRSNVTLSLPGSDTPALELWGDGDWQLRLHAGADARALLSVFLPLCCPLSREAPSRVIGQMGQSLDGRIATVTGASRFINGNDGITHLHRLRAVSEAVIVGAGTAATDNPRLTVRKAPGINPVRVVIDRNRRVPEDHHLFSDEASPTLRLVAGEYQPGNKLTPRQGVTEVPCLGTAETTDPAHILAVLADFGLRKIFVEGGGLTVSEFLNAGLLDRLHVMVAPMIIGSGRPAFSLPEISHLDSALRPRAQMMDLGTDMLFDLDFSQRADGHGR
- a CDS encoding XRE family transcriptional regulator, with translation MRYLQTFNRRLRQIREAGQLSRWDVAQMCGVDEARVVGWEATDARQRGYPGVTELLDLCIKTETPMEDLLDLDDSGDTGQLELPGLAFSQGDGLSAALKELEQEISRLQLSEEEMELLRRFRKTSNENRRMILQILGR
- the galU gene encoding UTP--glucose-1-phosphate uridylyltransferase GalU, producing MIKKCLFPVAGYGTRFLPATKAMPKEILPIVNKPLVQYGVEEAAEAGVHEFGFVTGRGKRAIEDHFDISYELEHQIAGSGKEDLLTSIRDLIDHNSFAFTRQNEMKGLGHAILTGRNLVGDSPFAVVLADDFCVAASDGEGVLSQMVKLYNQFRCSIVAIEEVPEDETHKYGVIAGESMKDGLYRITDMVEKPAPEDAPSNLAIIGRYILTPDIFDIIERTPAGKNGEVQITDALLEQARNGCVLAYKFKGRRFDCGSIDGFVEATNYVYENIYKKGK
- a CDS encoding ShlB/FhaC/HecB family hemolysin secretion/activation protein — its product is MKLSLLIALLWCAVSQPLYGEENGAWLRNGWQPYSGNFAGSADAFKEEREHWLRSRLKFSGKTALNSDGINGAVGVAADRLVGQSDAIGFDYRDARSYKNDTDSSGASFRYRFPAGANRLRIEAGRSRYEHAVSNGDRRFNASGESRVMGLGVSRPLFSRFGMAFGGIAQHRGRDSASFRENSLVSESRYQLSTLGLEARGGHELWGGIVANTNMLALSGREFQATDYPMHHEKVDEEDFYKVAMSASVEHELFQWSWRVKGRYQFADEDLPASEYITVAGPSMLTGFNGQSVAVVRGGWLRLDTASPAWPMPFVDGVLSSVNFAVLQGWIPYSRAQANRHGTASAGQVSLKMQGRAFTANVSVGRMIRTSSTAMTMPDHPDVRFSLSMGI